The window GAGTGAACGCCCTGCATGATTGCAGAGATACGCTCGATACCCATCCCCGTATCTACCGATGGTTTTGGTAGCGGTTCCATAGTGCCGTCTGCTTGACGGTTGAACTGCATGAATACGTTGTTCCAGATCTCGATGAAACGGTCACCATCTTCTTCAGGCGTGCCAGGACGGCCACCCCAAATGTGCTCACCGTGATCGTAGAAGATTTCAGTACATGGACCACAAGGACCAGTATCACCCATTTGCCAGAAGTTGTCTGACTCAAATGGCTTACCACCTTTCTTGTCGCCAATGCGGATAATGCGGTCTGCTGGAACGCCTACTTTCTTGTTCCAGATATCGAATGCTTCGTCATCTGTCTCGTAAACCGTTACTAGTAGACGGTCTGCTGGCAACTTAAGAGTTTCCGTTAGAAATTCCCATACGAAAGCAATCGCGTCTTCTTTGAAGTAATCGCCAAAGCTGAAGTTGCCTAGCATTTCAAAGAATGTGTGGTGACGAGCAGTGAAGCCAACGTTTTCCAGGTCGTTGTGTTTACCACCAGCACGTACACAACGTTGAGCCGTAGTCGCTCGAGTGTAGGCTCGCTTTTCTAAGCCTAAGAAACAATCTTTAAATTGGTTCATACCCGCGTTTGTGAACAGCAGGGTTGGGTCGTTATGTGGAACTAACGATGAACTTTCTACGATTTGGTGTCCTTTGCTCTCAAAGAACTTGAGGAACGCGTTACGAACCTCATCAGTGCTCATGTACATGCAGCTCTTCCTGAAAATAGTCGAGTTAGAATTTTGCCGTATTGTAGATCATGCAATCAGCTACGACTAGTTTTCTTACGGAAAAGAGGGGGTAGAAGAAAAAATTTGAAGCAAAACAAAAATCAGCGTGAACCATTCACCGCTAATCTTCGTCCTCAAAGCTCAGCGCATAGCTGATTTGGTCAAAACTGTAGCCACGATATTGCAGAAATCGCACCTGTTTAGCGTACTCTTTCTGGTCTTTGGCTTTTATTCCTTTGAATTTCTTCTCTGCAGCCATTTTTGCCAGTTCAAACCAGTCTTGTGGCTCTTCTGCCATCGCCATATCAATGATGGATTCTGCCACACGCTTTTGGTTCAATTCTTGACGAATGCGACGCTCACCGTGACCTTTGTAAACATGCTGGCGCACTTGGCTTTTTGCATAACGCAGATCATCCAAATAATTGTGGTCGAGACAAAAATTAATGGCCACTTCGATGTCTGCTTCTTCATAACCTTTTAGAGCTAACTTTTGGTATAGCTCGTATTGCCCATGATCTCGACGGCTTAATAATTGGATAGCCGCTTCTTTGCTGGATAAGGT is drawn from Vibrio campbellii CAIM 519 = NBRC 15631 = ATCC 25920 and contains these coding sequences:
- the recX gene encoding recombination regulator RecX — its product is MYQKRQAPTLSSKEAAIQLLSRRDHGQYELYQKLALKGYEEADIEVAINFCLDHNYLDDLRYAKSQVRQHVYKGHGERRIRQELNQKRVAESIIDMAMAEEPQDWFELAKMAAEKKFKGIKAKDQKEYAKQVRFLQYRGYSFDQISYALSFEDED